From a single Streptomyces sp. NBC_00377 genomic region:
- a CDS encoding FtsB family cell division protein: MAVKDRDRFSTATRIKLLGEQTAARVYRSQTKRQARRSRLTGRAALLALVLCTLIVALAYPMRQYVSQRAEIADLEREKRQAGERVEQLRDLKARWQDDAYAEQQIRLRLHYVLPGETGFVVIDPDAAKQSRADLGAADRPWYSNVWDGVDKSDASDR, encoded by the coding sequence GTGGCTGTGAAGGACCGGGACCGTTTCTCCACCGCGACCAGGATCAAACTGCTCGGCGAGCAGACCGCGGCCCGGGTCTACCGCTCCCAGACCAAGCGCCAGGCCCGCCGCTCGCGCCTCACCGGCCGCGCCGCGCTCCTCGCGCTGGTCCTGTGCACGCTGATCGTGGCGCTGGCCTACCCGATGCGCCAGTACGTCTCCCAGCGGGCCGAGATCGCCGACCTGGAGCGCGAGAAGCGGCAGGCCGGAGAACGGGTCGAGCAGCTGCGCGACCTCAAGGCGCGCTGGCAGGACGACGCCTACGCCGAGCAGCAGATCCGGCTGCGGCTGCACTACGTCCTGCCCGGGGAGACCGGGTTCGTGGTGATCGACCCGGACGCGGCCAAGCAGTCCCGCGCCGACCTCGGGGCGGCCGACCGCCCCTGGTACTCCAACGTCTGGGACGGCGTCGACAAGTCCGACGCCTCCGACCGGTGA
- a CDS encoding DUF501 domain-containing protein — protein sequence MDTPPPTTPRTEPTDADVEAFEQQLGRPPRGLRAIAHRCPCGRPDVVETAPRLPDGTPFPTLYYLTCPKANSAIGTLEANGVMKEMTERLGTDPELAASYRAAHEDYIRRRDEIEELKNFPSAGGMPDRVKCLHVLVAHSLAAGPGVNPLGDEALGMLPEWWRKGSCVSLPASPPGEVPQPQPQPQPQPSRDGAGPVLSEPVEPVEPVEGDTR from the coding sequence ATGGACACGCCCCCGCCGACCACCCCGCGCACCGAGCCCACCGACGCGGACGTCGAGGCCTTCGAGCAGCAGCTCGGACGGCCGCCGCGCGGTCTGCGCGCGATCGCGCACCGCTGCCCCTGCGGCCGGCCGGACGTCGTGGAGACGGCCCCCCGGCTGCCCGACGGCACGCCCTTCCCGACGCTGTACTACCTGACGTGCCCCAAGGCCAACTCGGCCATCGGCACGCTCGAGGCGAACGGCGTGATGAAGGAGATGACCGAGCGGCTGGGCACCGACCCCGAGCTGGCCGCCTCCTACCGTGCCGCGCACGAGGACTACATCCGGCGCCGGGACGAGATCGAGGAGCTGAAGAACTTCCCCAGCGCGGGCGGCATGCCGGACCGCGTGAAGTGCCTTCATGTGCTCGTGGCGCACTCCCTGGCCGCCGGTCCGGGGGTGAACCCGCTCGGTGACGAGGCCCTGGGGATGCTCCCCGAGTGGTGGCGCAAGGGCAGTTGCGTCTCGCTCCCCGCATCGCCGCCGGGCGAAGTGCCGCAGCCGCAGCCGCAGCCGCAGCCGCAGCCGTCGCGGGACGGGGCGGGCCCCGTCCTCTCCGAGCCGGTCGAGCCGGTCGAGCCGGTCGAGGGAGACACCCGATGA
- a CDS encoding Ppx/GppA phosphatase family protein: MTRVAAIDCGTNSIRLLVADADPETGELVDLDRRMTIVRLGQGVDRTGRLAPEALERTFAACREYAAAIKEHGAQRVRFVATSASRDAENRDDFVRGVLDILGVEPEVISGDQEAEFSFMGATRELKGRDDLARPFLVVDIGGGSTEFVVGDDRVRAARSVDVGCVRMTERHLVVDGKVADPPTAGQIAAMRADIEAALDLAERTVPLREAHTLVGLAGSVTTVAAIALGLDEYDSTAIHHSRIGVERVRGISDALLKATHAQRAAQPAMHPGRVDVIAAGALVLLAIMERIGAQEVVVSEHDILDGIAFHTAAG; the protein is encoded by the coding sequence ATGACCCGCGTCGCCGCGATCGACTGCGGTACGAACTCGATCCGTCTGCTGGTCGCCGACGCGGACCCGGAGACCGGCGAACTCGTCGACCTGGACCGCCGGATGACGATCGTGCGCCTCGGCCAGGGCGTCGACCGCACCGGACGGCTCGCGCCCGAGGCGCTGGAGCGGACCTTCGCGGCCTGCCGGGAGTACGCGGCAGCCATCAAGGAGCACGGCGCGCAGCGGGTGCGCTTCGTCGCCACCTCCGCCTCCCGGGACGCGGAGAACCGCGACGACTTCGTGCGCGGGGTGCTGGACATCCTCGGCGTCGAGCCCGAGGTCATCTCCGGCGACCAGGAGGCCGAGTTCTCCTTCATGGGAGCCACGAGGGAGCTCAAGGGGCGCGACGACCTCGCCAGGCCCTTCCTGGTGGTGGACATCGGCGGCGGTTCGACCGAGTTCGTCGTCGGCGACGACCGGGTGCGCGCCGCGCGCTCCGTCGACGTGGGCTGCGTGCGGATGACCGAGCGGCACCTGGTCGTGGACGGGAAGGTCGCCGACCCGCCCACCGCCGGGCAGATCGCGGCGATGCGCGCCGACATCGAGGCCGCCCTCGACCTCGCCGAGCGGACCGTCCCGCTGCGCGAGGCACACACCCTGGTCGGCCTGGCCGGCTCGGTCACGACGGTGGCGGCGATCGCGCTCGGACTGGACGAGTACGACTCCACGGCGATCCACCACTCGCGGATCGGCGTCGAGCGGGTGAGGGGCATCAGCGACGCCCTGCTGAAGGCCACGCACGCCCAGCGCGCGGCGCAGCCGGCCATGCACCCGGGCCGGGTGGACGTGATCGCGGCGGGTGCGCTCGTACTGCTGGCGATCATGGAGCGGATCGGCGCGCAGGAGGTCGTGGTGAGCGAGCACGACATCCTCGACGGGATCGCGTTCCATACGGCGGCCGGGTAG
- a CDS encoding NAD(P)/FAD-dependent oxidoreductase, translating into MSTTERPRILVVGGGYVGLYAARRIMKKMRYGEATVTVVDPRSYMTYQPFLPETAAGNISPRHVVVPLRRVLPKAEVLTGRVTTIDQDRKVATIAPLVGEAYELPFDYLVIALGAVSRTFPIPGLAEQGIGMKGVEEAIGLRNHVLEQLDKADSTTDEEIRRKALTFVFIGGGFAGAETIGEVEDLARDAAKYYKTVSREDMRFILVDAADKILPEVGPKLGQYGKEHLEGRGVEIYLSTSMDSCVDGHVVLKNGLEVDSSTIVWTAGVKPNPVLARYGLPLGPRGHVDTAPTLQVQGTDYIWAAGDNAQVPDVAARKAGVENAWCPPNAQHALRQAKVLGDNVISGMRGFPQKEYAHSNKGAVAGLGLHKGVAMIVMGKMKIKVKGRLAWYMHRGYHGMAMPTWNRKIRVFADWTLGMFLKREVVALGALESPREEFYEAAKPAPVAAKPAAEKTENEKAKAS; encoded by the coding sequence ATGAGCACCACGGAGCGTCCCAGGATCCTCGTAGTAGGCGGTGGGTACGTAGGCCTGTACGCAGCTCGGCGCATCATGAAGAAGATGCGCTACGGCGAGGCGACCGTCACGGTCGTCGACCCCCGGTCGTACATGACCTACCAGCCCTTCCTCCCCGAAACCGCCGCCGGCAACATCTCCCCGCGTCACGTCGTCGTACCGCTGCGACGCGTGCTGCCCAAGGCGGAGGTCCTCACCGGCCGGGTCACCACCATCGACCAGGACCGCAAGGTCGCCACGATCGCCCCGCTGGTCGGCGAGGCGTACGAGCTGCCCTTCGACTACCTCGTGATCGCGCTCGGCGCGGTCTCCCGCACCTTCCCGATCCCCGGCCTCGCCGAACAGGGCATCGGTATGAAGGGCGTCGAGGAGGCCATCGGCCTGCGCAACCACGTCCTCGAGCAGCTCGACAAGGCCGACTCCACGACCGACGAGGAGATCCGCCGCAAGGCGCTCACCTTCGTCTTCATCGGCGGCGGCTTCGCCGGTGCGGAGACCATCGGTGAGGTCGAGGACCTGGCTCGCGACGCGGCCAAGTACTACAAGACGGTGTCCCGTGAGGACATGCGCTTCATCCTGGTCGACGCCGCCGACAAGATCCTTCCCGAGGTCGGCCCCAAGCTCGGCCAGTACGGCAAGGAGCACCTCGAGGGCCGCGGTGTGGAGATCTACCTCTCCACCTCCATGGACTCCTGCGTCGACGGCCACGTGGTGCTGAAGAACGGCCTCGAGGTCGACTCCAGCACCATCGTGTGGACGGCCGGCGTCAAGCCCAACCCGGTCCTGGCCCGCTACGGTCTGCCGCTGGGCCCCCGCGGTCACGTGGACACGGCGCCCACCCTCCAGGTCCAGGGCACCGACTACATCTGGGCCGCCGGCGACAACGCCCAGGTCCCGGACGTCGCCGCCCGCAAGGCCGGCGTCGAGAACGCCTGGTGCCCGCCGAACGCACAGCACGCGCTGCGTCAGGCGAAGGTCCTCGGCGACAACGTGATCTCCGGCATGCGGGGCTTCCCGCAGAAGGAGTACGCGCACTCCAACAAGGGTGCGGTGGCGGGCCTCGGCCTCCACAAGGGCGTCGCGATGATCGTCATGGGCAAGATGAAGATCAAGGTCAAGGGCCGCCTCGCCTGGTACATGCACCGTGGCTACCACGGCATGGCGATGCCGACGTGGAACCGTAAGATCCGCGTCTTCGCCGACTGGACGCTCGGCATGTTCCTCAAGCGCGAGGTCGTGGCGCTGGGCGCGCTGGAGTCCCCGCGCGAGGAGTTCTACGAGGCTGCCAAGCCGGCGCCGGTCGCCGCGAAGCCGGCCGCCGAGAAGACCGAGAACGAGAAGGCCAAGGCCTCCTGA
- a CDS encoding cyclopropane-fatty-acyl-phospholipid synthase family protein — MADAAPRLHALVEQLLGAPFPVRVRAWDGSQAGPPGAPTLVVRNRRAVRRLLFKPGELGLARAWVAGDLDIEGDLYTALDLLSGLLWERGEDARTLAQALRDPQFRTAVRGLVRLAGPPLPPAPPREEVRRTGHLHTRHTDRRAISHHYDVGNGFYALVLGPSMVYSCAYWESEDSTLERAQHDKLELVCRKLDLRPGARLLDVGCGWGSLAVHAAREHGATVVGVTLSQEQAAFARKRVADGGLTDKVDIRVQDYRDVTDGPFDAVSSIGMAEHVGSERYLEYARTLFALLRPGGRLLNHQIARRPQRDESTYDVDAFIDAYVFPDGELAPVGTTVTQLERAGLEVRDVESIREHYALTLRRWVARLEADWDRAVHLSSPGRARVWRLYMAASAVAFERNRIGVNQVLAVRTPEPGGSGMPLRARTWNRPLDTPGTEAR, encoded by the coding sequence ATGGCTGACGCCGCGCCGCGGCTCCATGCCCTCGTCGAACAGCTGCTGGGTGCCCCCTTCCCGGTGCGCGTCCGCGCCTGGGACGGTTCGCAGGCGGGTCCGCCCGGCGCGCCCACCCTGGTCGTGCGCAACCGCAGGGCCGTGCGCCGGCTCCTCTTCAAGCCGGGTGAACTCGGCCTGGCCCGTGCCTGGGTGGCCGGCGACCTCGACATCGAGGGGGACCTGTACACCGCGCTCGATCTGCTCTCCGGTCTCCTCTGGGAGCGGGGCGAGGACGCCCGCACACTCGCCCAGGCCCTGCGCGACCCGCAGTTTCGAACGGCGGTCCGCGGCCTGGTGAGGCTCGCCGGACCGCCGCTGCCGCCCGCCCCGCCCCGCGAAGAGGTCCGCCGGACCGGACACCTCCACACCCGTCACACCGACCGCCGCGCGATCAGCCACCACTACGACGTCGGCAACGGCTTCTACGCCCTCGTCCTCGGGCCGTCCATGGTCTACTCGTGCGCCTACTGGGAGTCCGAGGACAGCACCCTCGAACGCGCCCAGCACGACAAGCTCGAACTCGTCTGCCGCAAGCTGGACCTCCGCCCGGGTGCGCGGCTGCTGGACGTCGGCTGCGGCTGGGGCTCCCTGGCCGTCCACGCGGCCCGCGAGCACGGCGCGACCGTCGTCGGGGTCACCCTCTCCCAGGAACAGGCGGCGTTCGCCCGCAAGCGCGTCGCCGACGGGGGCCTCACCGACAAGGTCGACATCCGCGTCCAGGACTACCGGGACGTCACCGACGGCCCGTTCGACGCGGTCTCCTCCATCGGCATGGCGGAGCACGTCGGCTCCGAGAGATATCTGGAGTACGCGCGGACCCTGTTCGCGCTGCTGCGGCCCGGCGGCCGGCTGCTCAACCACCAGATCGCCCGCCGCCCGCAGCGCGACGAGTCGACGTACGACGTGGACGCGTTCATCGACGCCTACGTCTTCCCCGACGGCGAACTCGCCCCCGTCGGCACCACCGTCACCCAGCTGGAACGGGCGGGTCTCGAGGTCCGGGACGTGGAGTCGATCCGCGAGCACTACGCCCTCACCCTGCGCCGCTGGGTCGCCCGCCTGGAGGCCGACTGGGACCGGGCCGTCCACCTGAGCAGTCCCGGCCGCGCCCGGGTCTGGCGGCTCTACATGGCCGCCTCCGCCGTCGCCTTCGAACGCAACCGCATCGGCGTCAACCAGGTCCTGGCCGTCCGGACCCCCGAGCCGGGCGGCTCCGGGATGCCCCTGCGCGCCCGCACCTGGAACCGGCCGCTCGACACACCGGGAACCGAGGCCCGCTGA
- a CDS encoding ABC transporter permease, whose amino-acid sequence MFRTALRNVLAHKARLLMTVLAVMLGVAFVSGTLVFTNTLSGALQESSEKGFDQVDVAVTAESRPDVGDRIVKSAELTQALLERSAKVPGAASAVGVVNGFTAIAGKDGKLIGGGFQSQGGNYWGGKDARYPFVSGHAPSGAGEVVIDSRTAERAGYEVGDTIRISVDGPVLTPKITGVFTTDDGNVAAGGSLALFDTATAQKLFGKTGAYDEIDVKAAPGTSQSALKSALDTALPKDEVETTTGRQLADDQAVMISASMSGMKQGLLVFAGIALFVGTFIIANTFTMLVAQRTKELALMRAVGASRRQVTRSVLIEAFVVGTAAGVTGLVAGIGIGAGMRSLLETLGATVPDGPLVVSGGTVAAAMAVGIVITMLAAWLPGRRAAKIPPVAAMSSVHATASAKSLVLRNTLGTLFSAAGVAVVLAATTMSGSDGQAPMGLGAVLLIIGVFILTPLLSRPLIAAAAPLLRIFGVSGKLARQNSVRNPRRTAATASALMIGLTLITGMTVMAGSLQKSIDKMASSAIRADYVVSMANGNELSAGIDEKLGATGGVTATSPMRNAPGRIDGTTEFLTGVTGSTIGELTDLEVKDGTFKVGGGQVVVDDATAKAHGWKAGSAFTVNYEDGKKQQLTVAAVYEGNELIEGILLDNAALTPHLADPTDMRILVKTSGGASDGAKDRLEKALGSNPAIKVQSKKDLSNEVAKMFTLMLNMLYGLLAMAVIVAVLGVINTLAMSVFERSQEIGMLRAIGLDRRSVKRMVRLESLVISLFGGVLGIGLGVFFGWAAGELLGTRMPTYELVVPWARMAVFLLLAAGVGILAALWPARRASRLNMLAAIKSE is encoded by the coding sequence ATGTTCCGTACCGCCTTGCGCAACGTGCTCGCGCACAAGGCCCGGCTCCTGATGACCGTGCTCGCCGTGATGCTCGGCGTGGCCTTCGTGTCGGGGACCCTGGTCTTCACCAACACCCTCTCCGGCGCCCTTCAGGAAAGCTCCGAAAAGGGCTTCGACCAGGTCGACGTCGCCGTCACCGCCGAGTCCCGGCCGGACGTCGGCGACCGCATCGTCAAGTCGGCCGAGCTGACCCAGGCCCTGCTGGAGCGCAGCGCGAAGGTACCGGGCGCCGCGTCCGCCGTCGGCGTCGTCAACGGCTTCACCGCCATCGCCGGCAAGGACGGCAAGCTCATCGGCGGCGGCTTCCAGTCACAGGGCGGGAACTACTGGGGCGGCAAGGACGCCCGGTACCCGTTCGTCTCCGGACACGCCCCGAGCGGCGCCGGCGAGGTCGTCATCGACTCGCGGACCGCCGAGCGCGCCGGGTACGAGGTCGGAGACACGATACGGATCTCCGTCGACGGTCCCGTCCTCACCCCGAAGATCACCGGCGTCTTCACCACCGACGACGGCAACGTCGCCGCCGGCGGCAGCCTCGCCCTGTTCGACACGGCGACCGCGCAGAAGCTTTTCGGCAAGACCGGCGCCTACGACGAGATCGACGTGAAGGCGGCCCCCGGGACCTCGCAGAGCGCGCTGAAGTCCGCGCTGGACACCGCCCTGCCGAAGGACGAGGTCGAGACCACCACCGGCCGGCAACTGGCGGACGACCAGGCCGTGATGATCTCCGCGTCGATGAGCGGGATGAAGCAGGGGCTGCTGGTCTTCGCCGGGATCGCGCTGTTCGTCGGCACCTTCATCATCGCCAACACCTTCACCATGCTGGTCGCCCAGCGCACCAAGGAACTCGCCCTGATGCGAGCCGTCGGCGCCTCCCGCCGGCAGGTCACGCGGTCGGTGCTGATCGAGGCGTTCGTCGTCGGCACGGCGGCCGGGGTGACCGGTCTGGTGGCCGGCATCGGCATCGGGGCCGGGATGCGGTCGCTGCTGGAGACGCTGGGTGCGACCGTCCCCGACGGGCCGCTCGTCGTGTCGGGCGGCACGGTCGCCGCCGCCATGGCCGTCGGCATCGTCATCACCATGCTGGCTGCCTGGCTGCCCGGCCGCCGCGCCGCGAAGATCCCGCCGGTCGCGGCGATGAGCAGTGTGCACGCCACCGCGAGCGCCAAGTCTCTGGTGCTGCGCAACACGCTGGGCACGCTGTTCTCGGCGGCGGGCGTCGCCGTGGTGCTGGCCGCGACGACGATGAGCGGCTCCGACGGCCAGGCCCCCATGGGTCTGGGCGCGGTCCTGCTGATCATCGGCGTCTTCATCCTGACCCCGCTGCTGTCCCGTCCGCTGATCGCGGCCGCCGCGCCCCTGCTGCGGATCTTCGGGGTGTCGGGCAAGCTGGCCCGGCAGAACTCGGTGCGCAACCCGCGCCGTACGGCGGCCACGGCCTCGGCGCTGATGATCGGCCTCACCCTGATCACCGGGATGACGGTGATGGCGGGCAGTCTCCAGAAGTCCATCGACAAGATGGCCTCCTCCGCGATCAGGGCCGACTACGTCGTGTCGATGGCGAACGGCAACGAGCTCTCCGCCGGCATCGACGAGAAGCTGGGGGCCACCGGGGGCGTGACCGCCACCAGCCCGATGCGCAACGCGCCCGGCCGGATCGACGGCACGACCGAGTTCCTCACCGGGGTCACCGGCTCGACCATCGGCGAGCTGACCGACCTCGAGGTGAAAGACGGCACGTTCAAGGTGGGCGGCGGGCAGGTCGTCGTCGATGACGCCACCGCCAAGGCCCACGGCTGGAAGGCCGGGTCCGCCTTCACGGTGAACTACGAGGACGGCAAGAAGCAGCAGCTGACGGTCGCCGCGGTCTACGAGGGCAACGAACTGATCGAGGGCATCCTGCTGGACAACGCCGCTCTCACCCCGCATCTGGCCGACCCGACCGACATGCGGATCCTGGTCAAGACGTCCGGCGGCGCCTCGGACGGCGCGAAGGACCGGCTGGAGAAGGCTCTCGGCTCCAACCCGGCCATCAAGGTGCAGAGCAAGAAGGACCTCTCCAACGAGGTCGCCAAGATGTTCACGCTGATGCTGAACATGCTCTACGGACTCCTCGCGATGGCCGTGATCGTCGCGGTCCTCGGCGTCATCAACACCCTGGCGATGTCGGTCTTCGAGCGCTCGCAGGAGATCGGCATGCTGCGGGCCATCGGCCTCGACCGGCGCTCGGTCAAGCGGATGGTGCGGCTGGAGTCCCTGGTGATCTCCCTCTTCGGCGGCGTGCTCGGCATCGGCCTGGGCGTGTTCTTCGGGTGGGCGGCCGGTGAGCTGCTCGGCACCAGGATGCCGACGTACGAACTGGTCGTGCCCTGGGCCCGGATGGCCGTCTTCCTCCTGCTGGCCGCCGGGGTGGGCATCCTGGCCGCGCTGTGGCCGGCCCGGCGGGCGTCGCGCCTGAACATGCTGGCCGCGATCAAGTCCGAGTAG
- a CDS encoding ABC transporter ATP-binding protein, which produces MTTSPLAERTTTAAARATDLSKIYGQGETQVVALDRVSVDFRQAEFTAIMGPSGSGKSTLMHCVAGLDSFSSGSVRIGDTELGSLKDKQLTKLRRDKIGFIFQAFNLLPTLTALENITLPMDIAGRKPDKEWLEKVIGMVGLADRLRHRPSQLSGGQQQRVAVARALASRPDIIFGDEPTGNLDSRSGAEVLGFLRNSVRELGQTVVMVTHDPVAAAYADRVIFLADGRIVDEVHGPTADSVLDRMLRLSGKDARTPGFGPKGSTS; this is translated from the coding sequence GTGACCACCAGCCCCCTCGCCGAGCGGACCACCACCGCGGCCGCCCGCGCCACGGACCTGTCGAAGATCTACGGACAGGGCGAGACCCAGGTGGTCGCCCTCGACCGGGTCTCGGTCGACTTCCGGCAGGCCGAGTTCACCGCGATCATGGGACCGTCCGGCTCGGGCAAGTCCACGCTGATGCACTGCGTGGCGGGCCTGGACAGCTTCTCCTCCGGCTCCGTGCGCATCGGCGACACCGAGCTCGGCTCACTGAAGGACAAGCAGCTCACCAAGTTGCGCCGGGACAAGATCGGGTTCATCTTCCAGGCGTTCAACCTGCTGCCGACGCTGACGGCGCTCGAGAACATCACGCTCCCGATGGACATCGCGGGCCGCAAGCCGGACAAGGAGTGGCTGGAAAAGGTCATCGGGATGGTGGGGCTCGCCGACCGGCTGAGGCACCGGCCCTCGCAGCTTTCCGGCGGACAGCAGCAGCGGGTGGCCGTCGCCCGCGCCCTCGCCTCCCGCCCGGACATCATCTTCGGAGACGAGCCGACCGGAAACCTCGACTCCCGCTCCGGCGCCGAGGTCCTGGGCTTCCTGCGCAACTCGGTGCGGGAGCTGGGCCAGACGGTGGTGATGGTGACCCACGACCCGGTGGCGGCCGCCTACGCGGACCGGGTGATCTTCCTCGCGGACGGAAGGATCGTCGACGAGGTCCACGGCCCGACGGCCGACTCGGTGCTCGACCGGATGCTGCGTCTCTCCGGGAAGGACGCCCGCACCCCCGGGTTCGGCCCCAAGGGCAGCACCAGCTGA